Proteins from a genomic interval of Danio rerio strain Tuebingen ecotype United States chromosome 4, GRCz12tu, whole genome shotgun sequence:
- the LOC108182424 gene encoding uncharacterized protein isoform X1, whose protein sequence is MASIKEESEDVKIEETFTVKQEDLQEQTDLMVLKEETHQQIEIGEKQQFEKPQEIATDEKPTLTKKTSSHGRPRKSKSGCNFSCKQCRKSFSQKSKLDVHMRVHTREQPFTCEQCGKSFGQIQGFKAHMRIHTGERKFTCRKCEKSFYHAGHFAAHMRIHTGEKPFSCKQCGKSFCQKPNLDDHKRVHTGEKPYTCEQCGKSFSQKQNFKTHMRIHTGERPYTCQKCGKSFRHAINLEVHMRTHTGEKPFSCKQCRKSFSKKPNLIAHMRVHTREKPYTCEQCGKSFSQKRDLYIHMRIHTGEKPYTCTECGKGFSHISTLKHHMRTHTGEKPFACAQCGKSFTTKPSLKNHMNGHTGTIVFTCDQCGKSLTRKDTIKKHMKIHSREDRFRCCECGKGFKSKRSLNTHMKIHNGELSP, encoded by the exons atggcgtcaattaaagaggagagtgaagatgtgaagattgaagaaacattcacagtcaaacaggaagatctgcaggaacaaacag atctgatggtgctgaaagaagagactcatcAACAGATTGAAATAGGTGAGAAACAGCAGTTTGAGAAACCCCAAGAAATAgcgactgatgaaaaacccacactgactaaaaagacttcatcacacggaagacctcggaaatccaaatcggggtgtaatttcagctgtaaacagtgtagaaAAAGTTTCAGTCAGAAGTCAaagcttgatgttcacatgagagttcacactagggagCAACCTttcacctgcgaacagtgtgggaagagttttggtCAAATACAAGGCTTTAaagcccacatgagaattcacactggagagaggaagttcacatgccGAAAGTGTGAAAAAAGCTTTTATCATGCTGGACACTTTGCagcacacatgagaattcacactggggagaagcctttcagctgtaaacagtgtggaaagagtttttgtcaaaagccaaaccttgATGATCACAAGAGagttcacacaggggagaaaccttacacctgcgaacagtgtggaaagagttttagtcaaaaacaaaactttaaaacccacatgagaattcacactggagagaggccataCACATGCCaaaagtgtggaaaaagcttccgTCATGCAATAAACTTGGAAGTGCACATGAGAACTCATACTGGAGAAAagcctttcagctgtaaacagtgtagaaagagtttcagtaAAAAGCCGAACCTGATtgctcacatgagagttcacactagggagaaaccttacacctgcgaacagtgtggaaagagttttagtcaAAAACGAGACCTttacatccacatgaggattcacactggagagaaaccttacacatgcacagagtgtggtaaaggTTTCTCACATATAAgcacactcaaacaccacatgagaactcacactggagagaagccgtttgcatgtgctcagtgtggaaagagcttcacaaccaaacctagcctcaagaaccacatgaatggtcacactggaaccatagtgttcacatgtgatcagtgtggaaagagtctcacacgcaAAGACACCATTAAGAAACACATGAAGATTCACTCAAGAGAGGATCGTTTTAGATGCTgtgagtgtggaaagggctttaaaagTAAAAGAAGCCTCAACACTCACATGAAGATTCACAATGGAGAGCTGAGTCCTTAA
- the LOC108182424 gene encoding uncharacterized protein isoform X3 — translation MASIKEESEDVKIEETFTVKQEDLQEQTDLMVLKEETHQQIEIGADEEDKAGTDEADTGADEEAKAGTDEADTGADEEAKAGTDEADTGADEEAKAGADEADTEADEEAEAKTDEADAGPMKNTGKELMRLMQEPMKKTGQELMRLMQEPPIKKSMQEPSTKGAEWFLRQTAFVLNC, via the exons atggcgtcaattaaagaggagagtgaagatgtgaagattgaagaaacattcacagtcaaacaggaagatctgcaggaacaaacag atctgatggtgctgaaagaagagactcatcAACAGATTGAAATAG gAGCTGATGAAGAAGACAAGGCAGGAACTGATGAGGCCGATACAGGAGCCGATGAAGAAGCCAAGGCAGGAACTGATGAGGCCGATACAGGAGCCGATGAAGAAGCCAAGGCAGGAACTGATGAGGCTGATACAGGAGCTGATGAAGAAGCCAAGGCAGGAGCTGACGAGGCTGATACAGAAGCCGATGAAGAAGCAGAAGCAAAAACTGACGAGGCTGATGCAGGACCGATGAAGAACACTGGCAAGGAACTGATgaggctgatgcaggagccgatgaagaagACTGGCCAGGAACTGATGAGGCTGATGCAGGAGCCTCCAATAAAGAAGTCGATGCAGGAGCCTTCAACAAA AGGAGCTGAGTGGTTTCTTCGGCAGACCGCCTTTGTCCTCAACTGCTAa
- the LOC108182424 gene encoding uncharacterized protein isoform X2, with amino-acid sequence MASIKEESEDVKIEETFTVKQEDLQEQTDLMVLKEETHQQIEIGEKQQFEKPQEIATDEKPTLTKKTSSHGRPRKSKSGCNFSCKQCRKSFSQKSKLDVHMRVHTREQPFTCEQCGKSFGQIQGFKAHMRIHTGERKPYTCQKCGKSFRHAINLEVHMRTHTGEKPFSCKQCRKSFSKKPNLIAHMRVHTREKPYTCEQCGKSFSQKRDLYIHMRIHTGEKPYTCTECGKGFSHISTLKHHMRTHTGEKPFACAQCGKSFTTKPSLKNHMNGHTGTIVFTCDQCGKSLTRKDTIKKHMKIHSREDRFRCCECGKGFKSKRSLNTHMKIHNGELSP; translated from the exons atggcgtcaattaaagaggagagtgaagatgtgaagattgaagaaacattcacagtcaaacaggaagatctgcaggaacaaacag atctgatggtgctgaaagaagagactcatcAACAGATTGAAATAGGTGAGAAACAGCAGTTTGAGAAACCCCAAGAAATAgcgactgatgaaaaacccacactgactaaaaagacttcatcacacggaagacctcggaaatccaaatcggggtgtaatttcagctgtaaacagtgtagaaAAAGTTTCAGTCAGAAGTCAaagcttgatgttcacatgagagttcacactagggagCAACCTttcacctgcgaacagtgtgggaagagttttggtCAAATACAAGGCTTTAaagcccacatgagaattcacactggagagaggaa gccataCACATGCCaaaagtgtggaaaaagcttccgTCATGCAATAAACTTGGAAGTGCACATGAGAACTCATACTGGAGAAAagcctttcagctgtaaacagtgtagaaagagtttcagtaAAAAGCCGAACCTGATtgctcacatgagagttcacactagggagaaaccttacacctgcgaacagtgtggaaagagttttagtcaAAAACGAGACCTttacatccacatgaggattcacactggagagaaaccttacacatgcacagagtgtggtaaaggTTTCTCACATATAAgcacactcaaacaccacatgagaactcacactggagagaagccgtttgcatgtgctcagtgtggaaagagcttcacaaccaaacctagcctcaagaaccacatgaatggtcacactggaaccatagtgttcacatgtgatcagtgtggaaagagtctcacacgcaAAGACACCATTAAGAAACACATGAAGATTCACTCAAGAGAGGATCGTTTTAGATGCTgtgagtgtggaaagggctttaaaagTAAAAGAAGCCTCAACACTCACATGAAGATTCACAATGGAGAGCTGAGTCCTTAA